In Zygosaccharomyces rouxii strain CBS732 chromosome A complete sequence, the genomic window aaCGTTATTGTGTAACATCAATCTGATCACAACATTAGACTCTCCCAAACTGCCCCAAATTTGTCTAATAGTATTCTCATCCCAACTGGGATCTAAGTCTCCCATGTAAAGTTGAGAACCTCTATTACCAACAGCATTTACAGGTGAACCAGTACCGTTTATATTGGAGTTATAACGAAATGGTCTCTGACCACTAGTTGTACCAGATCTTGGATAGAAGTTAGAACCGCTATTCATCTTAAATGACATTTGTACCAGCAAATGCTACCGAAAGCCTCGAGAAATTGATTGAGAATTTTTACGACGCCAAAGTTTAAAGAACTTTGTACAGTTATGACACCAATTGAAACCGCTCAATGCACCAAggacaatttcaaatactcTTGTCCACCTCTACCGACTGCAATTAAAGTCAGCAAATATATCTGAGTCTTGGTTCGACTATTTCTTGTTTGTACCATGTTGTAAAGTGCAAATTAGCTGCAAAGAAGTTGTAACATCAATGGGGTTCTCTCTTTCAGCCCGACGATGAAAAATAATCATACCAGAATCACGTGATGTTCGGAATTAAGAAGATACCATAGTAAACGACTCTGGGCGGCTAATTATGCAGAATATGCCAATAAATGTATACCATATTTTTGTATTGACACCATTCGAACTGATAAACTATCTACAGTATTTACACGAGTCATTCAATTAGAGATTTTGACCTTTCCTCGAAATCTCTTGCTGCCATAGAATCAATCACCTCATCTAACTTCACACCTGAAGTAACGCCCTCAATGTCATATAGCGTAAAATTACAACGGTGGTCGGTAATACGGTTTTGTGGGTAATTATAAGTTCTAATCTTATCAGATCTATCAGTAGTAGTCACTTGATCCTTTCTCGCAGCTCTTTCACTattttccttctccttACGTTCTCTTTCAGCCAATCGTGCTCTAAGCACGGCGAATGCCTTGGCTTTATTCTTATGTTGAGATCTTTCATCTTGCATTGCTACCACTATACCTGAAGGGAAATGTGTAATTCTCACGGCTGAATCAGTAGTATTAACATGCTGCccacctttaccaccagcTCTCATCACATCGATTCGAATTTCATCAGGTCTAAAAGAACGTTCTGATTGTTCTGCATCCTTTACAGATTCTACAATCTGCGGTAATACTATGACAGCTGCGGTAGAAGTGTGCGTACGACCCTTCGTCTCTGTAGCTGGAATTCTTTGCACACGATGTACACCAGATTCATACTTCAGTTTATCATAGGCCCCCGGCTCATCTATACTCAAAATGGCATCTACCAGACCATTTCCACTCTGATTTTCATTCTGTGCAATAACATGGTACTTCCAGTGGTGGTACTGGGCGTATCCAATGTACATGTTTAGTAAATCCTGTGTAAAGATCATAGCTTCAGTACCACCGACGCCAGGCCTTAACTCAAGAATACATGCCTTTTCGGCAAATGGATGGGGTGGTAAAAGTTTTCGCAGCAGATTATTAGATACCTGACGGAATTGTGGTAGAGAATTGTCAAATTCTGATTTTGCATCATCTTTCAAACTTGGATCTGTCTGGATCATCTCTTGTAAACCCTTCAAATTATCCAACAGCTCCTGGTACTCCTCGTACATGCTTCTAATCGAAGACACACGAGAGTACGTCTTCTGGGTTTCAGCATCAAACCCATCACCCTTGCTTAGCGCTTGATCCAGTTGAACTATCTCTTGTACGCTCTGATGAgctttcttcaacaacgATGGGTGTAGCTCTTTAAACTCCAGGGTGGACTGAAACCGACATCCGAGGAGCCCAATCCTTCGAGGAAGGACCCATCGAGCAATTCGAAATGTCCTAAACATCGAAATATTATTGATCTTTTGATATTATCGGATTGTTCAACATGTAAGTGACTGACTCgcattgaaaaatcgatTCATTAACTAAACTCGATGACACATACAATCGACGAAACCGCTCGAAAAGCTAGCCGTTAAAAGTTCTCGAGAGCATATCCATTATTGCAATGGAGTATACAAAGGGTATGCATTTTTGTTCCAGTTATTCTGCCTTAATTTTCAGTTACTAACTATCGAAatagaaaagaaagttGGTGAAGGTACTTATGCTGTTGTCTACTTAGGCACAAAGCAGTCTACTGCTAGAAGGATCGCCATCAAGGAGATCAAGACGTCAGAATTTAAGGATGGGCTTGACATGTCAGCCATCAGAGAGGTGAAATACTTACAAGAGATGCAACATCAAAACGTTATTGAACTGGTTGACATATTTATGGCATCTGAGAACTTGAACTTAGTGTTAGAATTTTTACCGTCAGATTTGGAAATGATCATCAAGGATAAATCTATTTTGTTCACACCGGCAGATATTAAATCGTGGATGCTTATGACTCTGAGAGGTGTACACCATTGTCATAGAAATTTCATACTGCATAGGGATTTAAAACCCAACAATTTACTTATAGCCCCGGATGGCCAAATAAAAGTAGCAGATTTTGGGCTGGCGAGAACTATGCCCTTAGCACATGAAATCTTGACCAGTAATGTGGTCACCCGTTGGTATAGAGCGCCAGAACTTTTATTTGGAGCCAAACATTACACCTCAGCTATAGATCTATGGTCTGTTGGTGTTATATTCGCAGAACTCATGTTGAGAATTCCCTATTTGCCAGGTGCAAATGATGTTGATCAAATGGAGATTACTTTTAGAGCATTGGGTACACCTACTGATAGGGAGTGGCCAGAGGTTTCCACTTTTCCTTCATATAACAAATTACAGATTTATCCACCACCttcaagagaagaattaaGAAGGCGGTTTATTGCCGCTAGTGAAAATGCTCTTAATCTGATGTGTGGAATGCTCACCATGAACCCGCAGAAAAGGTGGGATGCTGTACAATGTTTAGAATCTGCCTATTTCAGAGAGGCCCCAGCCCCTACGGAACCATCTGCCATCAAAATGTGATAtttatttaattttaatttctgcaatttcatCATGTGTGATAAATGTCTTTCACATATCTACCGATAGCTACACTTGAAGTGAGACCAGGAGATTCTATTCCCAGGAGGTTGACAAATCCAGGAAATCCCTCTTCTTGTTTAATGtaaaaatctttaaattcgCCATCACCAGGGGCGGCCAATTTGGGTCTTATACCGCTGCCAACGACTTCTAAGTCGTCGGGTCCAATATATGGATAGTATCTGCTAATAGCTTTAAAAGCTGTTGGGATACTAGCGCCATTAGCAGCATAGTCTGTTGGCGAATCCACATATTCCAAATCTGGCCCAAATTTCATTTGGTAATCCATGTCAATGGTAAGATGCGTTCCCAGCGATTTACCATTCTTAGGTGGAACTGGATAGATCAATCTGCGCACACCGGGGAACCCAGCTGAAGTTAATTTGAAGTAGTTTCCCTTGGCATAGTACTGTTTAAGATGTCTCTCTGGCGGCAAAAGCATTTTGCTTATTCTGTCAGCGTAAAGACCAGCTGCATTAACCAGATTTTCTGTACTAACGTCTGTCAGCTCCTGGCTGTCACTAAAATGATCTTTTACGGTGACAGTGTACCCACAACCAGCTTCGTACTGTAAATTTACCACCTCGGAACCATAAATTACTTCACCATCGTTGGCTTCAATGATCGCTAGGAGGTATTCCATCAACGAATGCGAATCGATAATACCTGTAGTTGGAGAATTGAGTACAGATCTCTGCACttgaatgaatttttccttcttcattGCCTCTAAAGACGTCATCATCTCCACGTCCACTCCCAATTCGTTCTTGCACTTATAATAGAGGCCCTCTAAGACAGCGTCTTCGTAATCCGTTTGTGCAACAATCCATTTCCCacaattgatccaattcacTCCAGTCTTCACAGGATCCAACTCATTGTATATGATTTTTTTACCCTGTATGCACAGCTTGCTCTTTAAGGAATCTGGTGGATAATACAATCCGGCATGAATAACTTCACTATTGTGGCTAGATACATCCATACCAATCCtatcatttttttcgaGCAGTATTACTCGATTAGATTTCACCTTGCTTAACTCTGCTGCAATCGCCAACCCAACTACACCACCCCCAATCAATGCATGAGAATATTGTGCACTAAGAGATCTCTTAAAAAATCTGTTTATACCACTTAACCCAGCGTTTCTGAGACCTAGGCAATTCATCAGATAGGACTTCAGGTGTATTTTGGGATGCTTTGACCGCCTAATCTAGAACTTCTTTAAGTATAAAgtggaaatttcaactgCTTTCATTAGCTATATGTCATATAAAACATTTCGGACTTGAAGAACTCTAAGCTCATCACCActaattgaaattttgacaCATTTTAGAGCCTAAAAGAAATCAACTGAGACTCATTAGGCAATGCTGAGGTTCATTCGGATTGCCAAATGCTATAGTACGGCTTCCCTGAGTCGACAGAGGCCGCAATTCCATGAAGTTTTCCCTCAAAAGAGGACGGTCAACAGGATACTCTTTGAACTTGATAGTAAGCATACGTTTGGCAAATTGTATCCTGTATACGATAACATCTATCAAAATATGCAGAAGGGAATTGATACTGAGATACCCAAGGGTATTAGCCCGTCAgatttgatgataatgaagaaagtGTTAGAAAAGATTAGACATAGGACTAAAAGTATAAATCCTCATTTATTGGCACTAGAAAATGCTCTCTTAGATAGATCAGCAGAGCTGGGTAATAACGATGCAATTTCCTTGCTTGCATTCGATGTATTAAGAGATCCTGGGCATAACAATCCAGAAGATGTAGATTACGgcaagaaattgatcaaagaacTATACAAGAAAAACCATCATTTGACAATGAAACTTTTGGGAGACTTATCACTAAAGTCTGGTAATGACACTGAGGCATGCAAATATTATTTGAAGTTCTTGGACCTAGAGGATAGAACTTTCCTGGCGGGAGAAGTTTATGGCAAATTGGGTCAGATTAATTTCCGTAAACCAGATCTACGAAAGGCTGAACAGTTTTTTCTAAAAGCAATTAAGCTTTCACCGTTGGAATACTCTGTTCACTCTCATTTTTACCTTGCTCAAATCTATATGAACTCGGATCCTCTCAGAGCAAGAGTTCTCATGGAGAACTGTGCAACTCAAGGATTCAGggaatctttcaaaactttgGGGTTTTTAGAAATGAATtactttgaagatttttttAAGGCACAAGAATGGTTCAGGTTGGGGTTAGaactctttcaaattgaatgCTTCATAGGATTTTTCGACTGTTGTGccaaattgaagaattggacaGGGGCCAACAAGTGTTATGAAACTATGCTTAAATTACAAGAGGTTAATGCTAAttataaagaaattatcgACAAATTTGTTACAAACCGTCAAGCAGAAGTGAAAGAAGCTATGAAATATTCTTCCAAACCGCTTTCCGACCCGAAGACATTTGAGAGTGCCGCTAAAAAGGATCCTTTTGTATCAAAGGAGAATAAGTGGGGACTATAACTTCCGGTATACAATAACATCCCCCTCCCTTCTCGAGTCCCAATGTAccaatgaattgaaaaatctagtTTCCTCCACGTAAGCattatctttcaaatgttcCTTGATGTAAGCATTCTCCAAATGTTGGAAAACCACCAATAAACGAGGCCATTCATATTGATAAGTGTGTCGCTTAGATGAATTAATATCCAGCAGGGGGAAATTTCGTTCTATGAATCCCGAAATATCATCATACAAAAAGTCACTCTCATCCATATAGTACGGCAGCTTCGCACTTGCATCAGGATCACCCATCAAATGCAGTGGTGGATCACAAGTAATTGCCCAAAGACTTTTGATGTCATTTCTGTGTAAATAAGACTGCCAGGGAGTCGAATGACAGGGCATGATAAAACCAATACTATCGACAACTGGCCGATCATGTAAATATTTCATAACAGCTATGGTTCCTGATTCATGGTACCAACATAAAAGGAAAGCAGCAATAATAGATCCTAATGGAgccaaaagaagaaagcaaTGCTTCAAAACATTGTTTTCCTGCAATTTTAAAGCACCAAAGGTAGAGATTAAAACGAGCAAAGGTTGCAATGGGTAGACAAATCGAAATTCCTTGTGTGATAACATAGAATAAGCAATCAGATTGAAGCCTATCACAATTTTAATCTGAGTTAAAACATCAGAATGGCGCCCATAAGTCAGTCCCAGACAAAATAGTGGAATAGTATAGTTTAGTATGAGTGGTAAACTCTGTGTGATGTGGAAATGCCATTGGTTAGCACCATAGAAGGTTGATAAGGGGCTCAATACGTTAAATCGAAGAAAGTTCAATGGTGGAAAAATGTTCTCATtgtaaaaatgataatcaATTATCATATTAATTGAGCAGACTAGGGCAAACCAAAAAGCGACCTTGCCGATCAAACGAAGCACTTTACCATACTGGCTCTTGACAAAGAGGTTCCAAATTAATCTTGAGCCAAAAATAATCCATATCAATCCATTCGTAGGTCTTTGCAAACACGCAAAAACTGCAATACATAGtgatttggtaaaatttgtTGTAAAAACTTCATCACCTCCGGTCCAATCCCAGTAATATAGTGCCGCTGATGTCAAACTCATCTCAAAAGAGTTGATAAAAGTCCTTGTAATCAAGAAAcagttaaagaaattggtcaCCGATAATATGATGGTAATTTTCTCGACATTCCAATCGTCATGAGGTTTCTTGTCATCCGTCTTATCGAAAGTCAATAAATATAGCTTCTTAACAAACAAAATGGTATATAACTCACCAAGGGCAGCTATAAAAGCCATCATGACCTTAGGGAAAATGATCACACAATAGTATTCTACTTTATCTCCCCTGTCTTCTCCCCAGTGATACTGACACCCTTTAGAAACCAATCGAGCCAACCGATAAGCTATCTCCAATAAAAATGGGAAGGCATATGATCTCAATCCATTGTTCCACTCCCAGGTGAGTCCTCCATATCCAAATGCCTTGAAATGAGCCGGTTCTAGCGCCTGCCAGAACTCATCAGCCTGGAAGAAAGTCCTCGTAATCAATGCATTGAATAATCTCCATCCAAAGAGACCCAGCAAAATCAATCTATGGTGCTTATCAACTGCCTTCAATGCCATCAGACACTCCCTAGAAGGCTTATTTTCTTTAACTTTTCAGAAGACATTGGCTGAGCTTTATAAGCGAAGGTTCGGATTACCTTTAAGTTTACCTTAACCAATCGTAACCACCTTAACCACCACACATACTTTTAAATCATATAGACCAAATAGGAGAGAGCTCCTTGAAGACAACTACCAGAAGTCCAAAAGAGTGGTTATGCTAAATTTTACAGGCCACACAAGAAGGAGAAACATTAATTTGGGCAATAGGTCTGCTACAACGAAGCAGGACCTACTAATAAAAGCTAAACAGGAGAGAGATAGAAGAGCACAAGAGAGACAGAATGAAGGTGCCGTAAGAGTAATACAGACCCATTTGAGGAAATATATTACTTGCGATTATGTTATCAAGCACTGGAATCAAGGGCTGACACCTATGGAAGAGAAAGAACAGATTAAACATTTAGTACTGGCATATGGTCCTCGAATTTATGAGCACTTGAATCCACCACAAGTCTTTGACATTTTACAACGATCACAACCTATATTATCGTCCTATCCTGGACTACTCGGTAACATACAGTTGTGCAGAATGTTGGGAAACTATAAAGATGATACCCTTGTAGTAATTACTTTGAGCGCTATGAATGCCAAATTTAGGACtaataaagaatttgtgGAGGGATTGACCAGTTTTTTAAGACACACGAAATCTTTAAGTGCTACCACTTGCAATCCACTCTGTGAAGTTTTAAATGTATGGGGCTTAAACCGAACAGAAGAATTACAACCATTGTTTGAATTAAACTCTAACGAATTGACTTTTTACCGTCCACTTTTGgaattttaccaatgtTTGGGATCTTTAAACATTCTTCCGAAAATTACCAATCCCACATCTATTCTTCTAGAGAACCTGTCATACATTTATGCCACCGGTTCTCGATCTGACGATCTAATATACTGCATAGCATCTTGCTTCAGAGATATAGTACACTCACCTGCTAATCCTCAATTACAAGAGTCATTTTCAAAGCTCTACGAGAAATCATttattgataaattggcTAGAATGGTAGAAGAGGATCAACACGAGGAGATTAATCCTGGGACCATTGTCTACTTTATGCAATCAGCTCCAGaggaaaatttaaagaattcaattttaatgaCACTATTATCGAGGCCgcttttcttcaagaaattgtttCAAGATGTACAAAGGACGACGCTAGATTTAAATTCATTACATCTATCTGCTTCCTATtccattttcatcaaattgttagaGATGCACCTTATGATTTCTACTGATCACGAACTTTTATCGGAAAATTCTGGATTCACTATACAACAACTGGTAACCTTTACTActtatttgaaagattttgTGTTTGACTCATTGTGGAACTCAGCCAATGATGTGAAATCGGAGATCGTTGATGAAACTTTATCACTTTTACACAAGATATATTTACGAGATTCACGTCTGCACTTCTGCTCCACTAAAGCTGAGCCTGACTATTGGTCCAACAAggatcaagaatttttaaatgtGGGTATCTTCAAATACATCGAAGACTACGAAAGGCTCTATAGAGATTTTGCCGAAAGAAGGGAAGAAATGTATACCAATGACGAGGATCAAGCCGTTGTAGATGAAATGAGTTCGATAaagttcaaaattttggatcaattgagtACATCTTTCAAACATACTGTCTCCACTCGTCAATTTCGTAAATTACAGATATTGATTAGAGCACCATTTTTCATACCATTCGAACAACGTGTGGACCTATTTTACGCTTTTATATCCTTGGACAAACAAAGGTTAATGttggatgaagatagtACGATAATGAACATGTTTATGCCTTGGGGTATGCCCGGAATGGGTAGACAATCAGCTACTATCTCCAGAGAACACATGTTAGAAGATGCATGCAATGCATTCAACAGTATAGGTGAAAGGTTTAAGGCAAAATTAGCTGTCACATTCGTGAATGAGTTTGGACCTGAAGTTGGAATTGATGGCGGTGGTATCAcaaaagaatttctaaCAAGTGTCAGCGATGAAGGTTTCAACAGTGACAAATATGGATTATTCCAATCTAATGATAATTACGAACTGTACCCTTCCACTAGTGTTGATTCACAACAACTAAGATACTTGTGGTTCTTAGGTAAAGTTCTAGGTAAGTGTCTCTACGATCACGTCTTGATCGATGTGACATTTGctgatttctttttgaagaaattattgaaCTATTCAACGAGATTTACTTCGTCGATTGATGACATGTGCAGTCTAGATCCAACATTATATTCCAACTTAGTAAAACTGTTATCGATGAGTGCAGAAGAAATCGCTTCCCTCGATTTAACTTTCGAAATTACTACCGATAATGGACCTGTAGAATTGATACCAAACGGTTCCAAGACTAGAGTGCAAAAGGAAACAGTTTTGTATTACATCGTCAAAGTTTCCGATTACAAATTGAACCGCTCTCTTTTCAAACAGATTTTTAACTTCCATGGTGGTATGAGTATGATTATAGCACCACACTGGATGGAAATGTTTAACTCTGTTGAATTACAGATGTTAATCTCAGGTAAGGGCAAAGATGTTGATTTGCAAGATCTAAAGAATAACACTGAATATGGTGGGTTTTCACAGACAGATCCAACGATAAGACATTTCTGGCAAATTTTGGAGGAATTCGAGAGGGAGGAAAGATTCAGTTTTATCAAATTCGTCACATCTGTCCCCAGGGCTCCATTACAGGGGTTTAAATCCCTGGAACCAAAATTCGGTATTAGAAATGCTGGTTCAGAACTCGAAAGACTACCCACTGCTTCTACGTGTGTCAATCTATTGAAATTGCCTGATTACCGAGACAAAGAACTGCTGAAAAAGAAACTGTTGTATGCCATAAATTCTGGTGCTAGGTTTGATCTTTCgtgaattttgaaaagcaCTTATATATTTACATACAAATGTTTCCCCATGTTTCTAACTTTTTAGGTGTATCGAATTAGCCGCTGAGAATCGGTATTATCGTCAATAGTAAGCCGTCCCACCGATCGCGTGATCACAATTTACGGATTATTAAAGGGATGGAAACACcaaaaagagaaaaaaataaaataaacTCAAACAAAACTAAGGAATAGGAGATTTAAGGTGTATACACAATACTACCAAGACTACAAGAATAGACAAAATCTTTTGAGACTGTTACCAGGTACCAATCAAAGGGTCACATCTGGACCGCTTTTGTGAGTTAAGATTGTTGTGAAGATATTGAGGAGGCTTTTCCATATTCGTTTTTGACAAGtgagaaagaaagagagaGAAATTCTTCTGGATTAATCGATTTTCTTACCAACATCTTTATAACAACTACGATTTTTTGTTAGTATTACTATTTTTTACGgttttttttctctttggGTTTGATTTGGTTTTTATTTTTGGGCAAATGATTAATAGCATAGCGCCTTCATTGGCCAGCTTTATTGGGTTATTAGGATTTTCAAATGGGTACGTTATACCTAGAACTGAAGTGGTTCACGATGATACTGCGGGGGTGATGTATATATTGGATGGCGATGGTCAATATGAAGGATTATCAGGTCAGTTTGGggatgatgaattagatATGGATATTATGATCTTTTCACTTATTAcaattattttcatttacaTCAGCATATGCTTCGTTTATATTACCATTAGATTTGTGGttaaaagaattttaaCTAGGAATGCAAGGGCAACACTTTTGCAAGATGGCGATGAAGTTAGACGTACAAGAAGAACTATCGAAAACCTAAATGCTCGTTGGCCAAGTGCActagatgatgaagatgccgTTAGAGATAAACTAGCACGCTTATCACCGGAAGAGCAGTTTTACTACAAGCAAGGTGAAGAGTACATCAGACAAAATCCTCCATTAATTATACCTCATGCGCTTTCTTCTCATGACCATGTGGAAGATCCAGTGATCGATGATGCCGCAAGGCAGTTTATCAATGAGGAAGGCGCATGGGCATGGGAATTTCAGCCAGATCCTAATTTACCAAATGATACCATTCTTGTGGAAAATAAATCCGAAATTTCGTTTTTGAATTACAACTACGAAGCTTCCGTATGTACCAACTTACCGATTCCTCGTATCAATAGAGTCTATTACTGtgaattcaaaatttttgaattaaatACGCAGGACGGTAGTGGTCATCATTTGGGTGAGAAtgaattaatttcttttggttTATCCACATCCCCATATCCATATTTCCGTTTACCGGGTAAACACCACCATTCTATTGCATATGAATCCACAGGAGCTCGCAGGTTTAACGATTCATTTGAATTAGAACCTAAGTTGGCAACATTGTTCCCTCGTCTGGAAAAGGGTGATGTTGTTGGTATTGGTTATAGATCCAATAGTGGTACTGTCTTTTTCACCAGAAATGGTAAAAAACTTAAAGAAGATACAGTTGGTGGTCATGTTAAAGGAtggaaattcaaatatgTGTACCCTATTGTAGGTGCTAACATACCATGTAAGATCCACGTGAATTTTGGTACGTATGGATTCGTCTACATTGAAGCTAACGTCAAGAAATGGGGGTATGCTAAATCCAATGGTATGAagttaccaccaccttcCTATGAAGAATATAATCAAGATACTCTATTAGAGAGTGGTtgtgaagatgaagtttCTGATAATGAAAGTGTTTCTTCAGCCAATGAAGGTGACATCGTAGATAGTCAAGGTGAATTATTACCCCCACCTCCAGGCTTCGAATTTAGTACTTCACCGAACGCTCACAGCCACATAGACCGTGAAGAAATTACTTTAGATTCTTTACCAATGGAGCCACCAAGTtattctgatgatgaacgTAGTGCTAGCATCAACCCAAAAGTTGGTAACAGTACATCTTCTGGGAAACACCCTCCACGACTTCATCATCTAGGTAAATCTCAGTACGATCACGTATCAGGTGAAGATGCACTTGAGCGTGAACGTTTAgtggatgatgaagaatacgatgacgaagatgacTACTATGAATACGAAGATCTGGAGTATGATGAGGAGCAAGATGAAGACGGCGATGGAGAAGGTAGAGAACGGGCGGAATACGAAGCCGAAGGAACTAACGGAGAATCAAGAAATGAAGGTTATGGAGCTCATGAGAATATTCACGATAATACTGTGacaaatcaattcttgcaaaattGATTTGTGAGACAAGGGGAGAACACAAGAGATGAGAAAATGTGGGAGAGAAACATGTCATGAAGATAAACACATTCAATGAACGCTGCTTAAGGGAAGCACCGTTTGCAAGTAGCTGAATTAGAGCTTGCGAGgtcaaaaaaaaaaagcttGACATAAAGTGTTGTACAAATTGTTTACTAACATGTTTTTGTTCTTGGCACCAAATATATCTATCTACACATACTGTCAACGcttagatttttttttttttttttttttgttttttttcatcatataTATGTTTTACTATTCCTTCCTATGTAGATTACTGTGATAATGCGATATTTATAAAAAACATTACAAAAACGATATATGTGCTGATATATGTCGACGACGAGGTCTCCGAGGCCATTCAAGCTAATCAAATAATTACCTTGATAAAAATTAAAGCCATCTGGTATCGTCAGTTAATTCTGGTGgacttttgaaaaaatccgGCATTCCCTGTAACTGATTATCATGGGACAAAGATAGCAAATTTGAACCATCATTACTCGTATtcatattattattactgctATTATGACTTCCCGCGTCCTTAATAGTAGTTGTTGGATCCTTTTCTAAGCCCAAAACATCATTTGACGTATCGTCatattgatcaaagaaagGGGTTGGCGCAGTAGCAGATGGATGATGCATGGATAATGGGTTCGAATCCATTACAAACGGCTGTGGAGGTGGTGGGGGTATAATTTGATTTGTGCTGTTATAAtctaaaatcaaagaattcataaatctcaaagaattttgtaaaCCTTTCAATGCATGTGGTAAATTGGATCCACCAATAAAGGCATCATTGACTTGTCGCCCTTCCGAAAAATCTTCACAAATGGACCATTGATTATTAGTAGCTTCATCTGGCGCCTCTAGAAAATATACCGCAAAATTAGGCGGTCTTGAAACatttattttcaattcacccaatttttcactatCTTCATTGGAAGATCTGTTATCATCACCTAGAGAGGACTCACCATTTTCGTCATCCTGCTGATCTGAATTCCTTGGCTCTATAATATCATTGGCCTCTAAACTTAATGAACAATTAACAACTGAGTtgattggaaaaaaaatgcgGAATAAAATCTTTGTATTGTTTGCCATAGCACTAAAGAAATAATTAATctcaaaattcttcttggatATGAGTACCATTAAATCTGTAGCGTTCGACATAATTTCGTTgattgaaattggtgaaag contains:
- the GPI10 gene encoding putative glycosylphosphatidylinositol-alpha 1,2 mannosyltransferase (similar to uniprot|P30777 Saccharomyces cerevisiae YGL142C GPI10 Integral membrane protein involved in glycosylphosphatidylinositol (GPI) anchor synthesis putative alpha 1 2 mannosyltransferase required for addition of the third mannose onto the GPI core structure human PIG-Bp is a functional homolog), with product MALKAVDKHHRLILLGLFGWRLFNALITRTFFQADEFWQALEPAHFKAFGYGGLTWEWNNGLRSYAFPFLLEIAYRLARLVSKGCQYHWGEDRGDKVEYYCVIIFPKVMMAFIAALGELYTILFVKKLYLLTFDKTDDKKPHDDWNVEKITIILSVTNFFNCFLITRTFINSFEMSLTSAALYYWDWTGGDEVFTTNFTKSLCIAVFACLQRPTNGLIWIIFGSRLIWNLFVKSQYGKVLRLIGKVAFWFALVCSINMIIDYHFYNENIFPPLNFLRFNVLSPLSTFYGANQWHFHITQSLPLILNYTIPLFCLGLTYGRHSDVLTQIKIVIGFNLIAYSMLSHKEFRFVYPLQPLLVLISTFGALKLQENNVLKHCFLLLAPLGSIIAAFLLCWYHESGTIAVMKYLHDRPVVDSIGFIMPCHSTPWQSYLHRNDIKSLWAITCDPPLHLMGDPDASAKLPYYMDESDFLYDDISGFIERNFPLLDINSSKRHTYQYEWPRLLVVFQHLENAYIKEHLKDNAYVEETRFFNSLVHWDSRREGDVIVYRKL
- the HUL5 gene encoding ubiquitin-ubiquitin ligase HUL5 (similar to uniprot|P53119 Saccharomyces cerevisiae YGL141W), whose protein sequence is MLNFTGHTRRRNINLGNRSATTKQDLLIKAKQERDRRAQERQNEGAVRVIQTHLRKYITCDYVIKHWNQGLTPMEEKEQIKHLVLAYGPRIYEHLNPPQVFDILQRSQPILSSYPGLLGNIQLCRMLGNYKDDTLVVITLSAMNAKFRTNKEFVEGLTSFLRHTKSLSATTCNPLCEVLNVWGLNRTEELQPLFELNSNELTFYRPLLEFYQCLGSLNILPKITNPTSILLENLSYIYATGSRSDDLIYCIASCFRDIVHSPANPQLQESFSKLYEKSFIDKLARMVEEDQHEEINPGTIVYFMQSAPEENLKNSILMTLLSRPLFFKKLFQDVQRTTLDLNSLHLSASYSIFIKLLEMHLMISTDHELLSENSGFTIQQLVTFTTYLKDFVFDSLWNSANDVKSEIVDETLSLLHKIYLRDSRLHFCSTKAEPDYWSNKDQEFLNVGIFKYIEDYERLYRDFAERREEMYTNDEDQAVVDEMSSIKFKILDQLSTSFKHTVSTRQFRKLQILIRAPFFIPFEQRVDLFYAFISLDKQRLMLDEDSTIMNMFMPWGMPGMGRQSATISREHMLEDACNAFNSIGERFKAKLAVTFVNEFGPEVGIDGGGITKEFLTSVSDEGFNSDKYGLFQSNDNYELYPSTSVDSQQLRYLWFLGKVLGKCLYDHVLIDVTFADFFLKKLLNYSTRFTSSIDDMCSLDPTLYSNLVKLLSMSAEEIASLDLTFEITTDNGPVELIPNGSKTRVQKETVLYYIVKVSDYKLNRSLFKQIFNFHGGMSMIIAPHWMEMFNSVELQMLISGKGKDVDLQDLKNNTEYGGFSQTDPTIRHFWQILEEFEREERFSFIKFVTSVPRAPLQGFKSLEPKFGIRNAGSELERLPTASTCVNLLKLPDYRDKELLKKKLLYAINSGARFDLS